The window CTTCTTTAGCTTCATCTTTTACTTCCTCTTGAACTTCACCTTTTTCTTCTTCTTTAACTTCTCCTCCCATTTGCTTTGGTTCAGTTTTACCTTCCTCTTTAACTTCAGACTTTCCACTGGCAACTTCTATTTCGCTTGTTTTTTTCTCTTCTTTTATTTCAATATCTTCCCTTTGTAGAGACGTTGCATGCAACGTCTCTACAAAGGAAACTCTTGATTCCTGATCTTTCTCCAGCAATACTATTGAATTTATTGCTCCCGGAATTGCACCACTTATCAATATTACATTTTTATCAGGGATTATTTTTAAAACTTTTAGATTTTGAACTTTAACCCTTTCATTACCCATTCTGCCCCCCATACGTGTCCCCTTAAATACCCTTGAAGGGTCTGATCCGGCACCAATAGACCCGGCATGCCTTTGACGGTTGTGCTGTCCATGCGTCTTGCCACCAGATCCGTGAAAACCATGTCGTTTTACAACGCCCTGAAAACCCTTTCCCTTTGAAATACCAACCACATCAATAACTTCACCTTCTGAAAAGATCTTGTCAACGGAAAGCACCTCTCCTAACTTTACTTTCTTTTCAAAACTTTTAAACTCAACCAGTTTCCTTTTGGGCGTAGTTCCAGCTTTTTTGAAATGCCGCAATAAAGGCCTTGTAGTGTTTTTTTCTTTTTTATCTGCATAGGCAATCTGAACCGCCTGATAACCGTCTGTTTTGTCAGTCTTAACCTGCGTAACAACGCATGGCCCTGCTTCAACCAACGTACAGGGTAAATTTTTCCCCTCTTCATCAAATATGCTGGTCATTCCTATCTTTTTACCTATTAAGCCTGACATGTTTTTTAATTAATAATTAAAAAGGTATTTATTTGTACTTCTTTATGAGTACTAAAAAAGGCTGCAAAGTTAATAAAAATTATATTTAATACAAACAATCATCCCAAACATAATTTTTTATATAGACAAAAAATGACAAAGAACCAATGCTAAATCGTTGGTTCTTTGTCATTACCAATATTTTTTTCAAATTGTTAAACCTTCCTGGCTTTTTTTAAACCTTGATCTCCACATCCACCCCGCTTGGCAGCTCTAATTTCATTAAAGCATCTACGGTTTTGGGGCTGGTAGAGTATATATCCACGATCCTCTTATAGGTACAAAGCTGAAATTGCTCACGGGATTTTTTATTAACATGCGGCGATCTTAATACGGTAAATTTTTCCTTTTTAGTAGGTAAAGGAATCGGCCCGCTTACTACAGCGCCCGTGAGTTTTACAGCTTTGATTATTTTCTCAGAAGATTTATCAACCAGGTTATGGTCGTAAGATACTAATTTGATCCTTATTTTTTGGTCCATAATTTATTAGTAATTAGTCATTGTCATTGTCATTGCCCCCCCTATTCATCGGATGACTCCAACGCACGATCTATCCAGTCATCAGATGATAGCCAACGCTTGTCATAGTCATTGTCATTGTCATTGTCTATTGCCTACTGGGTTACTGTTTCCCCTTTAACATTCATAATAATCTCCTCAGCTGTATTTTTAGGAACCTCGCTATAATGTGAAAAGGTCAATGAAGCGGTAGCCCGGCCAGATGTTAAGGTTCGCAGATCTGTAACATAGCCAAACAGTTCAGCCAATGGCACGTCTGACTTTACTATTTGTGCGTTGCCTTTTGCGTCCATACCTTTCATGATACCTCTTCGCTTGTTCAGATCACCGGTAACTCCGCCTGTAAACTCTTCAGGGGTTGTCACTTCAACGCTCATAATGGGTTCCAGCAGCTTGGGGCCTGCATTCTTAGCTGATGCTCTGAAAGCGATCTGGGCGCATAATTCAAATGACAATGAATCTGAATCTACATCATGGAAAGAACCGTGAAACAATCTTACTTTCATTGAATCAATTGGGTAACCAGCCAACACGCCATTTTGCATTGATGTCTTAAATCCTTTTTGAACAGCGGGAATAAACTCTTTTGGAATAGCACCGCCTTTAACCTTGTCTTCAAATTCAAGTCCTTGTTCACCATCTTCCCTCGGGCCTATCTCAAATACAATTTCAGCATATTTTCCACGGCCACCGGTTTGTTTTTTGTAAAGCTCCCTGTGTTCACAATTTTGGGTAAGGGTTTCTCTATAAGCGACCTGGGGCGGCCCTTGATTGATCTCAACTTTAAATTCACGTTTTAACCTTTCAATAATGATCTCCAGGTGGAGCTCCCCCATCCCTTTTAAGATAGTTTGGCCGGTTTCATGATCTACCTGAACTTTCAAGGTAGGGTCTTCTTCAACAAGCTTGGTTATTGAATTACTCAATTTATCCAGATCCTCCTGCTTTTTGGGTTCAATAGCATAAGCTATTACCGGATCCGGGAAGCTCATTGTTTCAAGTATTATCTTATGTTTTTGATCAACTACAAGGGTATCTCCGGTCTTAATGTCTTTAAATCCAATGGCAGCGGCAATATCTCCTGCCCGCACTTTGTCAATGGGATTCTGCTTGTTGGAGTGCATCTGAAGGAGCCTGGAAATACGCTCTTTTTTGCCTGTGCGCATATTAAGTACATAAGATCCGGCATCTAAAGTACCTGAATATGTCCTGATAAAACAAAGCCGCCCAACAAAGGGATCGGTCGCTATTTTAAAAGCCAGGCTTGCAAATGGAGCATTGTGATCAACCGCTCTTTCCTCTTCATTATCCGTGTCCGGGTTAATACCTTTTACAGGAGGCATGTCCAATGGAGAAGGTAAAAATGCAACCACGGCATCCAGTAATGCTTGTACGCCTTTATTTTTAAACGCAGATCCGCACATAACCGGGAAAATAGACATATCAATAACGGCTTTGCGAACGGCAGCCATAATCTCCTTTTCGGTTATAGCATCCGGGTTGTCAAAGAATTTTTCCAAAATAGTGTCATCATACTCTGCTACACTTTCAATTAATTTTGCTCTCCATTCTTCCGCCATGTCTGCAAGATCAGCGGGCATCTCTATTTCTTTATAAGTCATGCCCATATCTTCTTCGTTCCAGACAATTGCCTTACCTGTAATAAGGTCAACAACTCCTTTAAAATTTTCTTCTGATCCAATAGGTATTTGAAGGGGTACGGGATTAGCTCCGAGTTTTTCTTTGATCTCTTTTACTACATTAAAAAAATCGGCACCAGGCCTGTCCATTTTATTTACAAAGCAGATCCTTGGCACACGATACTTGTCTGATTGTCTCCAGACAGTTTCAGATTGAGGTTCTACCGCGCCAACGGCACAGAAAAGCGCAACGGCTCCATCCAACACCCTTAATGACCGCTCAACTTCAACGGTAAAATCAACGTGTCCCGGGGTATCAATAATGTTGATCTTGTATGATTCGCTCTTATCGGTTTTTTTGCCCTGCAAGGTAGGATAATTCCAGTTCGTAGTAGTAGCTGCAGATGTAATGGTAATGCCGCGTTCCTGTTCCTGGTCCATCCAGTCCATCACAGCTGTTCCGTCATGCACTTCACCGATCTTATGGGTAAGGCCTGTGTAATAAAGTACACGCTCGGTGGTAGTAGTTTTCCCGGCATCAATATGAGCCATGATGCCAATGTTTCTTAAAAGTTTTAAATCCTGTTCTGCCATGAATCTTGTTATTCTGTTTAGAATCTAAAATGCGAAAAAGCTTTATTTGCTTCTGCCATTCTGTGAGAGTCATCTTTTTTCTTTACTGCAGCGCCCGTACCTTTAGAAGCATCAATAATTTCACCAGCCAGCTTTTCTATCATAGTTTTTTCGCCTCGCTGTCTGGCATACTGGATTAACCATTTTTTAGCCAATGATACTTTTCTTTCCGGCCTTACTTCTATAGGAACCTGAAATGTCGCACCCCCTATTCTTTTGCTCCTTACTTCTACCGAAGGTCCAACATTACTCAACGCTTTTTTCCACGTTTTCAATCCATCATTCTTTGTCTTTTCTTCTACAATATCAATAGCGCTATAAAATATTGAAAAAGCAATGCTTTTTTTACCCGCTCGCATTATATCATTCACAAACCCCGTCACTAAAGGATCGTTGAATTTTGGGTCTGGAGATAAAATTCGTTTTTTTGCTTTGGATTTTCTCATATATAGTTTAAATTAAGGGCTCTTCTGAACACATTTTCATACTACTTCTTTTTGGAACCTTTGGTGCCATACTTACTCCTGCCCTGTTGCCTGTCTTTAACTCCGGCCGTATCCATTGAGCCCCTGATAATATGATACCTCACTCCGGGCAGATCCTTCACCTTGCCTCCCCTTATCAACACGATAGAGTGTTCCTGCAAGTTATGTCCTTCGCCAGGGATATAAGCATTGACCTCTTTACCATTTGATAATCTTACCCTAGCTACTTTACGCATAGCAGAATTTGGTTTTTTGGGCGTAGCAGTATAAACCTTTGTACAGACACCTCGTTTTTGCGGACAACCATCCAATGCAGGAGATTTTGATTTCTTTGTCTGTTTTTTTCTACCTTTCCTTATTAATTGCTGAATTGTAAACATCTGTGATTGATCTTTTTTACCATAAAGACATTAAAGTCCCATCCCAAGTATTTGGGATGGCATTTTTTCTGAGCCGCAAAGGTAGAATAAATTAATTCTATTACCAAAAAACAGTTGAGATACTCAGGCTTCCCCTACAGTTCCCCCAAAATTAATGGGAAATTTGGGCGCTTCATCGGTTTGTTTGATGGGGCCAAAGATGTCTTCGAATTTTTTGATGTTTTCCCCCAAGGCTGCAAGCAATCTTTTGGCGTGTTCAGGTGTAATAACGATACGGGCCTTCACTTTAGCTTTGGGCACTCCAGGCATTAAACGGATAAAGTCTATTACAAATTCACTGTTTGAATGTGCAATCATAGCAAGATTGGCATAATCACCTTCGGCAACCTCTTCAGATAACTCTATATTGATCTGATTCTGCTTGTTTGGCTGCTGACCTTGCCCCCGGGTAACAGGGGGAGCAGGTTTGTTTTTCTTTTCTTCAGGCATAATTTTCTATTTATTTATTATTGTTACTACACTCACTCAGCACCAAGCACCCAGTACCCAGTACCTTATTCTACTGCTACCTCTTCTTTCTTTTCTTTCTTTTCCTTTTTTTCCTCTTTCTTCTCTATCCCTTCTATCTCTTCTTTCTTTTCTTTTTCTTCTTTTTTCTCCTGGAACGCCTTTTTTGAGGCTTTCAGTTTCTCATATTCTTCTTTAGAACCAACAATATGATCTCTAAAAGACCTAAAGCCAGTACCGGCAGGTATCAGATGTCCGACAATAACATTTTCTTTCAGGCCCAGCAAATGGTCTATTTTTCCTCTGATAGAGGCATCGCTTAACACTTTGGTCGTTTCCTGGAATGAAGCCGCAGAAATAAAACTTTGCGTACCAAGAGAAGCCTGGGTGATGCCCTGTAATTTCGGTTTCGAAACTGCAGGTTGGGCATCTCTTATATTTACAAGCTTTAAATCTTTTCTTCTTAATGATGAATTTTCATCTCTTAAATTTTTTGCATTTACGATCTGTCCTGGTTTTAAAGTTTTGGAATCTCCGGCATCTTCCACAACCTTCTGATCTAATACCCCATCATTTTCTTTGCGAAATTTAAATTTGTCAACAAGCTGCCCTTTCAGGAATGTATTGTCTCCCGTATCAACTATTTCTACTTTTTGCATCATCTGGCTAACGATCACTTCAATATGCTTATCATTGATCTTAACCCCCTGTAAGCGGTATACTTCCTGAATTTCATTTACTAAATATTCCTGTACTGCGGTAGGCCCTTTTATAGCCAGGATATCTGAGGGTGTAATAGCTCCGTCAGAAAGCGGTTGACCAGCTTTAACAAAATCATTATCCTGCACCAAAATATGTTTTGACAATTGGACTAAATATTTTTTCTTAAGGCCCTCCTTTGATTCTATTAATACTTCACGATTGCCCCTTTTTATCGAACCAAAAGTTACAACACCATCAATCTCACTAACTACGGCAGGATTTGAGGGATTACGCGCTTCAAATAATTCGGTTACTCTTGGCAAGCCGCCAGTGATATCCATAGTCTTTCCAATAGCTCTTGGGATTTTAACAAGGATTTGCCCGGCTTTTATAGACTGGCCATTTTGAACTGCGAGATGAGCGCCAACAGGAATATTGTATGATCTTTGTGCTCCCTTATTTGAAACTACTGCAATAGCAGGGTTTTTAGTTTTATCTTTAGTTTCAATAATCACTTTTTCTCTATGTCCTGTCTGTTCGTCAGTTTCTTCACGATAGGTAATTCCTTCAACTACTGCTTCAAATTCAATTTTCCCATCAATTTCAGAAAGGATCACAGCATTATAAGGGTCCCAAAAACAAAGCTCATCGTCTTTATTGGCTTTATTTTTTTGTTTACACTTCAAAAAAGCCCCATAAGGAACATTGTAGCTTATTAATATTTTATTGCTGTCTTTATCAATAATTTGAATTTCACCGCTTCTTCCCATCACTACATCAACTTTTTCACCATCCTGATTAACGGTAGCAATTGATTTAATATCTTCAAAATTGATATTACCACCAAATTTTGCTCTAATGCTTGCTTTAACGGCAATATTTGAAGCGGTACCACCCACATGGAAAGTACGCAATGTTAACTGTGTGCCTGGTTCACCAATAGATTGAGCAGCAATAACACCAACCGCCTCTCCTATTCCAGTCATCCTCCCTCTGGCAAGATTGCGGCCATAACATTTAGCACACATGCCTCTTTCTGTCTCGCAGTTCAAAGCAGATCGTATTTCAACAGACTCAATACTGGTTTTAACAATGGCTGCTGCAATTTCCTCAGTAATTTCCTGACCAGCCTCTACGATCAGTTCATTTGTATTTGGGTCATAGACATCATGGACGGTAACCCGTCCTAATATACGTTCAGACAAAGGCTCTACAATTTCCTCACTATCTTTCAAAGCTGTTACCACCAATCCTCTCAGCGTACCACAATCTTCTTCATTTATTACTACATCCTGGGCAACATCCACCAGTCTTCTAGTTAAATAACCAGCATCAGCAGTTTTCAGCGCTGTATCAGCAAGTCCTTTACGGGCGCCATGCGTAGAAATAAAGTACTCAAGTACATCAAGGCCTTCCATAAAATTTGAAATAATCGGATTTTCAATAATTCCGCCAATAGCACCGTGTATATTCTTTTGGGGTTTGGCCATTAAACCACGCATTCCACATAACTGACGCGTCTGTTCTCTGGAACCCCTGGCGCCGGAATCCATCATCATAAACAAGGAATTAAAGCCTTGCTTATCGTTTTCCAGGCGATTCATTAAAGTACTGGTGATCTGGGTATTGACACGAGTCCAGATATCAATAACCTGGTTATATCTCTCATTATCAGTAATTAATCCCATCATATAATTTTTCCAAACAACATCAACTTCTTTTTTCGCCTGGTTGACCAAATTCAGCTTTTCATCAGGAACAATAATATCAAATAAGCCAATGGATAACCCTCCTTTATAAGCAGACTGGAAGCCCAGATTCTTAATATCATCTAAAAATTTAGCCGTTTTAGAGTTGCCGCACAATTTAAAGACTTCTGAAATAATTTGTTGAAGCTTTTTCTTGGTAAGCAGCTCATTAACAAACCCAAATTCTTCAGGAACATGTTGATTAAATAGAATTCTTCCGGCAACGGTTTCATTTATTTTAGTAACAAGCCCGTTATTCCCGTCTGACTTCTCTAAAGTTTCTTCAGAGATGGAGCGAACTTTTACCCTGACCTTAATATGTGCCTGCTGGGAGATTTTGCCCTCATTAAGCGCAATGATCACTTCCTGGGGATCATAAAAACTCATTCCCTCACCCAAAACCTTGTCTTTATCCGTACTTTTTCTGCCTTTTGTAAGGTAATAAAGTCCCAGCACCATATCCTGTGAAGGAACTGTAATAGGTGCGCCATTGGCAGGGTTTAAAATATTGTGCGAAGCAAGCATCAAAAGCTGCGCTTCCACGATTGCCTGGTGACCCAGGGGAACATGCACAGCCATCTGGTCGCCATCAAAATCCGCATTAAAAGCTGTACAAACAAGCGGATGAAGCTGTATAGCTTTTCCTTCAATTAGCTTGGGTTGAAAAGCCTGGATACCCAACCTGTGCAGTGTAGGTGCCCTGTTAAGCATTACTGGATGGCCTTTTAAAACATTTTCAAGAATGTCCCAGATCACAGCCTCTTTTCTATCTACAATTTTACGTGCAGACTTTACTGTTTTTACAATACCTCTTTCTATAAGTTTGCGAATAATAAATGGCTTAAAAAGTTCGGCTGTCATATCTTTTGGAAGTCCGCATTCGTGCAGCTTTAATTCAGGGCCCACCACAACTACTGAACGGCCGGAATAATCAACCCTTTTACCTAACAGATTTTGACGAAAACGGCCATATTTTCCCTTAAGCATATCTGTTAAAGACTTCAGGGCACGGTTGCCACTAGCTTTAACAGCATTAATTTTTCTTGAATTATCAAATAAAGAATCCACTGCTTCCTGGAGCATTCTCTTTTCATTTCTGAGGATCACCTCCGGAGCTTTGATCTCAATTAATCTTTTTAAACGGTTATTCCGGATAATCACTCTTCTATACAGATCATTTAGGTCTGAAGTTGCAAAACGTCCTCCATCCAATGGTACTAATGGCCTCAATTCAGGGGGTATTACAGGCACCATCCTGATGATCATCCATTCAGGCCTGTTCTCAATCCTGTTTTTTGAATCTCTGAATGCCTCAATAACTTTTAATCTTTTTGTTGCCTCTGCTTTTCTTTGCATAGAAGTTTCATTAGCAGCCGCATGCCTTAAGCTATAAGATAGTTCATCCAGGTCAAGGTTTGTCAACAGCATTTCGAGCGCTTCAGCTCCCATTTTAGCGATAAATTTCTGGGGGTCTTCATCGTCCAACATATGATTTTCTTTAGGAAGCTTCTCCATTATTTCGAGGTATTCTTCTTCGGTGAGAAAATCCATGACGTTAATATCCTCTTCTGCCGTTATTCCGGGTTGAACAACTACATAACGTTCATAATATATGATCTGATCGAGCTTCTTGGTCGGGAGGCCCAGCAGGTACCCAATCTTGTTTGGTAAAGATTTGAAGTACCAGATATGAACAACGGGGACAACTAAAGCGATATGGCCCATGCGGTCTCTTCTTACTTTTTTCTCAGTGACCTCCACACCACATCTATCGCATATGATCCCCTTATACCGTATCCTTTTATACTTACCGCAATGGCATTCCCAATCTTTTACAGGACCAAAGGTACGTTCACAAAACAAGCCGCCCATTTCGGGTTTATAGGTGCGGTAGTTAATGGTTTCCGGTTGGATGACTTCCCCATAAGAATTATCCAGGATAGACTCCGGAGAAGCTAAACTAACCGTAACTGAAGAAAAATCCCGGTTTAGTTTGTTGGGTCTTTTTAATATCATGGTTGTAGGTGGTTAGTGTATATTAATATTTATAGAGCCATTCATAGCCCTAATTCAACGTAATCTCCAGCGCCAGCCCCCTGAGTTCATGCACCAGCACGTTAAAAGATTCGGGGATGTTTGGTTTTTCCATATTCTCGCCTTTAACGATGTTTTCATAGGCTTTTGCTCTTCCTATCACATCATCAGATTTGATCGTTAAAATTTCCTGGAGCACGCTGGCTGCTCCAAATGCTTCTAAAGCCCATACTTCCATCTCACCAAACCTCTGGCCTCCAAACTGGGCTTTACCACCCAGGGGCTGCTGTGTTATCAATGAGTAGGGTCCGATTGACCGGGCATGCATCTTATCAACCACAAGGTGATGAAGTTTCATAATATAAATTACCCCTACAGTTACCTTTTGATCAAAAGGTTTACCTGTTAAGCCATCATACAGAAAAGTACTGCCAAATTCAGGCAAGCCGGCTTCCTTGAGTTCAGCAGCAACCTGCCGTTCGGTAGCGCCATCAAATATGGGGGTAATATATCTTTTATTTAACTTTAAGCCTGCCCATCCTAACACGGTTTCATAGATCTGGCCCAGATTCATCCTTGATGGTACGCCAAGAGGGTTTAATACAATATCAATGGGTGTGCCATCTTCAAGAAACGGCATGTCCTCTGCCCTGACTATTTTAGCTACAACACCTTTATTGCCGTGACGGCCAGCCATTTTATCTCCCACCTTAAGCTTGTGCTTTTTAGTAATATATACTTTTGCAAGCTGCACAATACCCGATGGAAGTTCATCGCCTATTTCCATGGCAAATTTATCACGCTTATATTTACCGGATATTTCATTTCTTTTCCTGTTATAATTTTTGATCAACATGATCAGCAGCTTATTGGTTTTCTTATCATTTGTCCAGTTATCAATAACCAGGTCGGTAAGTAAATTTGCTTCTTCAGGTACTTCGTAGAGACTCTCATCCTTATAAAGGTTTTTGTCAGGGAGCAGGACATTTGTTATATTTTTCTTTGTAAACTTTGTTCCTTTTTCCAGGATCTTGCCACCAAACTTATGTTTAATGCCCTGACACACTTTGCCTTCAAGCATTACGTTCATCCGGTCAATCATATGTTCTTTAATATTGAGCAAGTCCTGATTATACTTTGATTGCAGGACATTGACCTCTGCCTTTAACTTTACTCTTTCCTCTTTTTCTTTACGTGAGCGAGAGAATAATTCAGTATCAATCACTACACCATAAAGTGAAGAAGGCGCCTTTAAAGACGAATCCTTAACATCACCGGCTTTATCACCAAAAATAGCCCTCAGCAGTTTTTCTTCAGGTGTAGAATCACTTTCACCTTTAGGTGTAATTTTACCAATCAATATATCTCCTTCCGAAGCTTCAGCGCCGACCCGTATCATGCCATTTTCATCCAGGTTCTTAATGGCTTCTTCACTCACATTAGGGATCTCTGAGGTCAGCTCTTCTTCACCTCGTTTTGTATCTCTAACATCTAGCTCAAACTTCTCTATATGAATTGAGGTAAAAAGGTCATCACGTACTACTCTTTCAGAAAT of the Cytophagales bacterium genome contains:
- a CDS encoding 50S ribosomal protein L3 yields the protein MSGLIGKKIGMTSIFDEEGKNLPCTLVEAGPCVVTQVKTDKTDGYQAVQIAYADKKEKNTTRPLLRHFKKAGTTPKRKLVEFKSFEKKVKLGEVLSVDKIFSEGEVIDVVGISKGKGFQGVVKRHGFHGSGGKTHGQHNRQRHAGSIGAGSDPSRVFKGTRMGGRMGNERVKVQNLKVLKIIPDKNVILISGAIPGAINSIVLLEKDQESRVSFVETLHATSLQREDIEIKEEKKTSEIEVASGKSEVKEEGKTEPKQMGGEVKEEEKGEVQEEVKDEAKEEVKGSKVMDDNIEEGKSKEVEAENEDANQKEEKT
- the rpsJ gene encoding 30S ribosomal protein S10; this encodes MDQKIRIKLVSYDHNLVDKSSEKIIKAVKLTGAVVSGPIPLPTKKEKFTVLRSPHVNKKSREQFQLCTYKRIVDIYSTSPKTVDALMKLELPSGVDVEIKV
- the fusA gene encoding elongation factor G; its protein translation is MAEQDLKLLRNIGIMAHIDAGKTTTTERVLYYTGLTHKIGEVHDGTAVMDWMDQEQERGITITSAATTTNWNYPTLQGKKTDKSESYKINIIDTPGHVDFTVEVERSLRVLDGAVALFCAVGAVEPQSETVWRQSDKYRVPRICFVNKMDRPGADFFNVVKEIKEKLGANPVPLQIPIGSEENFKGVVDLITGKAIVWNEEDMGMTYKEIEMPADLADMAEEWRAKLIESVAEYDDTILEKFFDNPDAITEKEIMAAVRKAVIDMSIFPVMCGSAFKNKGVQALLDAVVAFLPSPLDMPPVKGINPDTDNEEERAVDHNAPFASLAFKIATDPFVGRLCFIRTYSGTLDAGSYVLNMRTGKKERISRLLQMHSNKQNPIDKVRAGDIAAAIGFKDIKTGDTLVVDQKHKIILETMSFPDPVIAYAIEPKKQEDLDKLSNSITKLVEEDPTLKVQVDHETGQTILKGMGELHLEIIIERLKREFKVEINQGPPQVAYRETLTQNCEHRELYKKQTGGRGKYAEIVFEIGPREDGEQGLEFEDKVKGGAIPKEFIPAVQKGFKTSMQNGVLAGYPIDSMKVRLFHGSFHDVDSDSLSFELCAQIAFRASAKNAGPKLLEPIMSVEVTTPEEFTGGVTGDLNKRRGIMKGMDAKGNAQIVKSDVPLAELFGYVTDLRTLTSGRATASLTFSHYSEVPKNTAEEIIMNVKGETVTQ
- the rpsG gene encoding 30S ribosomal protein S7, coding for MRKSKAKKRILSPDPKFNDPLVTGFVNDIMRAGKKSIAFSIFYSAIDIVEEKTKNDGLKTWKKALSNVGPSVEVRSKRIGGATFQVPIEVRPERKVSLAKKWLIQYARQRGEKTMIEKLAGEIIDASKGTGAAVKKKDDSHRMAEANKAFSHFRF
- a CDS encoding 30S ribosomal protein S12 — translated: MFTIQQLIRKGRKKQTKKSKSPALDGCPQKRGVCTKVYTATPKKPNSAMRKVARVRLSNGKEVNAYIPGEGHNLQEHSIVLIRGGKVKDLPGVRYHIIRGSMDTAGVKDRQQGRSKYGTKGSKKK
- a CDS encoding DUF3467 domain-containing protein, yielding MPEEKKNKPAPPVTRGQGQQPNKQNQINIELSEEVAEGDYANLAMIAHSNSEFVIDFIRLMPGVPKAKVKARIVITPEHAKRLLAALGENIKKFEDIFGPIKQTDEAPKFPINFGGTVGEA
- the rpoC gene encoding DNA-directed RNA polymerase subunit beta', whose amino-acid sequence is MILKRPNKLNRDFSSVTVSLASPESILDNSYGEVIQPETINYRTYKPEMGGLFCERTFGPVKDWECHCGKYKRIRYKGIICDRCGVEVTEKKVRRDRMGHIALVVPVVHIWYFKSLPNKIGYLLGLPTKKLDQIIYYERYVVVQPGITAEEDINVMDFLTEEEYLEIMEKLPKENHMLDDEDPQKFIAKMGAEALEMLLTNLDLDELSYSLRHAAANETSMQRKAEATKRLKVIEAFRDSKNRIENRPEWMIIRMVPVIPPELRPLVPLDGGRFATSDLNDLYRRVIIRNNRLKRLIEIKAPEVILRNEKRMLQEAVDSLFDNSRKINAVKASGNRALKSLTDMLKGKYGRFRQNLLGKRVDYSGRSVVVVGPELKLHECGLPKDMTAELFKPFIIRKLIERGIVKTVKSARKIVDRKEAVIWDILENVLKGHPVMLNRAPTLHRLGIQAFQPKLIEGKAIQLHPLVCTAFNADFDGDQMAVHVPLGHQAIVEAQLLMLASHNILNPANGAPITVPSQDMVLGLYYLTKGRKSTDKDKVLGEGMSFYDPQEVIIALNEGKISQQAHIKVRVKVRSISEETLEKSDGNNGLVTKINETVAGRILFNQHVPEEFGFVNELLTKKKLQQIISEVFKLCGNSKTAKFLDDIKNLGFQSAYKGGLSIGLFDIIVPDEKLNLVNQAKKEVDVVWKNYMMGLITDNERYNQVIDIWTRVNTQITSTLMNRLENDKQGFNSLFMMMDSGARGSREQTRQLCGMRGLMAKPQKNIHGAIGGIIENPIISNFMEGLDVLEYFISTHGARKGLADTALKTADAGYLTRRLVDVAQDVVINEEDCGTLRGLVVTALKDSEEIVEPLSERILGRVTVHDVYDPNTNELIVEAGQEITEEIAAAIVKTSIESVEIRSALNCETERGMCAKCYGRNLARGRMTGIGEAVGVIAAQSIGEPGTQLTLRTFHVGGTASNIAVKASIRAKFGGNINFEDIKSIATVNQDGEKVDVVMGRSGEIQIIDKDSNKILISYNVPYGAFLKCKQKNKANKDDELCFWDPYNAVILSEIDGKIEFEAVVEGITYREETDEQTGHREKVIIETKDKTKNPAIAVVSNKGAQRSYNIPVGAHLAVQNGQSIKAGQILVKIPRAIGKTMDITGGLPRVTELFEARNPSNPAVVSEIDGVVTFGSIKRGNREVLIESKEGLKKKYLVQLSKHILVQDNDFVKAGQPLSDGAITPSDILAIKGPTAVQEYLVNEIQEVYRLQGVKINDKHIEVIVSQMMQKVEIVDTGDNTFLKGQLVDKFKFRKENDGVLDQKVVEDAGDSKTLKPGQIVNAKNLRDENSSLRRKDLKLVNIRDAQPAVSKPKLQGITQASLGTQSFISAASFQETTKVLSDASIRGKIDHLLGLKENVIVGHLIPAGTGFRSFRDHIVGSKEEYEKLKASKKAFQEKKEEKEKKEEIEGIEKKEEKKEKKEKKEEVAVE